Within Candidatus Bathyarchaeota archaeon, the genomic segment AGGCATCAGTTGCCTACTGGGCGGCGCCGCAGCACTCAACCGCGAATTAACCTTGCCAAACATCTCTCAAACCGTTATCATTACCCGCCCCGAAGGCAGAACCCCTGTGCCAGAAAAAGAAAGCATCCAAAAACTTGCGGCACACCAAGCCACCATGGTCATCTTCTTGGGCACGCCCCACATCGCCCGCGTAGTTGAGGACCTCCAGAAAGGCGGCTACGCCAAAGATACCCCTTGCCAAGTCGTCTACAAAGCCACTTGGCCTGAACAGAAAATCGTTAAAGGCACCCTCGCGGACATCGTGGCAAAAGTCAAAGCTGAGGGCATCACGGAGACTGCGCTGATTTTTGTGGGCCGAGTTCTTGACCCAGAAGCCTACGATTTATCTAAACTCTACGACCCCAAATTCACCACAGCATTCCGCAAAGGCGAAACATAACATGTACGACAGGGGCATAGCAATCGTTGCAGTAACAAGGCGCGGCGTAGAAACCGCCCTAAAAATCAAATGTGCCCTTGAAAAGGCAGGTTTGGGCAGCGTGGTTTATGCCCCAGAAAAATACAGCCAAAAAGCTGTAACAGCTCTCAAAGGAAACATCGTAGATTTTTTCAAGAACACCTACAGCCAAGTAGACGCCCTAGTTGGAGTGATGGCTACAGGAATAATAATCCGAGCAGTGGCGCCTCTGCTTGAAAGCAAACTCACAGACCCAGCCGTTATAGGTGTGGATGTTTCAGGCAGATTCGTCATAAGCCTACTAAGCGGGCATTTGGGCGGCGCAAACGAATTAACCCGCATCATCGCCGAAGGCATCAGCGCCACGCCAGTCATAACCACAGCATCAGATAGCATGGGCAAACTGAGCGCAGATGAACTCGCCCGAACCCTGCATTTGTCGATTCAAAACCCAAACAGCCTCGTGGCGGTGAACTCTGCTATTGTGAACGAGGGGCACGTTGTAGTTGTTTTAGTGGGCGAAGTTGAAATCCCCTTGGAAGCAGCAGGTTGTTTTGAAGTCAAAAAGGCTCAAAACATAAAAGAAGCACGCGAAATAATCAACGCCTACGATGCAGGCATTATAATCACAGATGAAACCGTTACCGCCCAAAAAATCGGCAAACCCGTTACCATACTAAAACCCAAACGCATCACCGTTGGGTTGGGGGCACGCAGAGACACCCCCGCCGAAGCCATAGTCACGGCGGTTGATTCGGCGTTGGAACGTGTGCATGTACCACTTTCAAGAGTTCACCGCTTCGCAACGGTTGACATAAAACGCAATTCAAAACCCATGCTTGACGCCATGGAAAAGTTAGGTGCACCGTTTGAATTTTTAAGTGTTGAGGCACTTGGCTCAGTAGTTTATGATGACCTGTCGCCTGATTCAGCGATGGTACAAAACAAAATCGGTATTGGAGGAGTATGCGAACGAGCAGCACTAAAAATAGCAGGACCAAACGCAAAGTTGATTCTAAAAAAGACCAAACAAAACGGAGTAACAGTCGCAGTAGCCGAGGCAGAGTAAGCGTCGTCGGCATCGGACCCGGCAGCGCAGAGCACATGACGCCGAAAGCCCAAAGCGAAATCGAAAACGCAGACGTAGTCGTAGGTTACGGCACCTACATCAAACTCATCCAAAACATCATCAAAAAAGGAGCAGAAGTCATCTCAGGCACCATGGGCAAAGAAGTGGAACGCGCCAAAATCGCAGTTGACAAAGCTAAGGAGGGCAAAGCGGTGGTTATGGTTTCCAGCGGCGACCCAGGCGTGTACGGAATGGCAGGCGTCGTCCTCGAAGTAGCCGCACAAGAAAAAAACACCGTACCCGTCGAGATTGTTCCAGGGGTGACCGCAGCCACAGCCGCATCTGCCATCCTCGGCGCCCCACTCATCAGCGACTTCGCAGTTATCAGCCTCAGCGACCTATTGACGCCGTTGGAGAAAATTGAGCGCCGACTCGAAGCCGCCTCACAAGCCGACATGTCGATTGTGCTCTACAACCCCCAGAGTCAAGGACGCATCGAGCCGCTGATGAAGGCTTATGAGATAATGATGAAGCATATTGATCCTAAAACGCCTGTGGGCATCGTCAGGAATGCGGGGCGCGAAGGGCAAACCTACACCTTAACAACCCTTAAGGATATGTTGAACTGCGAAATAGACATGGTCACCACGTTAGTAGTCGGAAACTCAGCTACAAAAGTCGTTAACGGCAAAATGGTCACAGCAAGAGGCTATGA encodes:
- the cobM gene encoding precorrin-4 C(11)-methyltransferase — translated: MNKVVFIGAGSGDPELITLKGKKWLEQADIVVYTGSLLNPEYLKYCKKGAELHDSAKMGLPEMLKIMVEGVKAGKQVVRLHDGDPSFYGAIQEVMTALDKEGIEYFRIPGISCLLGGAAALNRELTLPNISQTVIITRPEGRTPVPEKESIQKLAAHQATMVIFLGTPHIARVVEDLQKGGYAKDTPCQVVYKATWPEQKIVKGTLADIVAKVKAEGITETALIFVGRVLDPEAYDLSKLYDPKFTTAFRKGET
- a CDS encoding cobalamin biosynthesis protein — protein: MYDRGIAIVAVTRRGVETALKIKCALEKAGLGSVVYAPEKYSQKAVTALKGNIVDFFKNTYSQVDALVGVMATGIIIRAVAPLLESKLTDPAVIGVDVSGRFVISLLSGHLGGANELTRIIAEGISATPVITTASDSMGKLSADELARTLHLSIQNPNSLVAVNSAIVNEGHVVVVLVGEVEIPLEAAGCFEVKKAQNIKEAREIINAYDAGIIITDETVTAQKIGKPVTILKPKRITVGLGARRDTPAEAIVTAVDSALERVHVPLSRVHRFATVDIKRNSKPMLDAMEKLGAPFEFLSVEALGSVVYDDLSPDSAMVQNKIGIGGVCERAALKIAGPNAKLILKKTKQNGVTVAVAEAE
- the cobJ gene encoding precorrin-3B C(17)-methyltransferase; the encoded protein is MRTSSTKNSRTKRKVDSKKDQTKRSNSRSSRGRVSVVGIGPGSAEHMTPKAQSEIENADVVVGYGTYIKLIQNIIKKGAEVISGTMGKEVERAKIAVDKAKEGKAVVMVSSGDPGVYGMAGVVLEVAAQEKNTVPVEIVPGVTAATAASAILGAPLISDFAVISLSDLLTPLEKIERRLEAASQADMSIVLYNPQSQGRIEPLMKAYEIMMKHIDPKTPVGIVRNAGREGQTYTLTTLKDMLNCEIDMVTTLVVGNSATKVVNGKMVTARGYDLTQ